The genomic DNA AATCGCTTACCAATATACCCGAACTGAAAAACCTTAAAAAAGGGGAGGCGAAAGACCTGTCTTTTTTTATCAAACGGCTGGAATTCCTTTTAAAAATTTTGGGGAATCCGGAAAAGGAGTTTAAATACATCCATATCGCCGGCACGTCGGGAAAAAGTTCTCTTGCCTGCTTTATCCAATCCGTAATGTCCGAAGCGGGGATAAAAACCGGCGGATTCTTTTCCCCCCACCTGGCCTCGATAACCGAAAGAATAAAAATGAATAACCGAGAAATCTCGCCGGGAGACTTAGCTAGATTGATCGATCGCCTCAAACCTTATTACGCTGTCTGCGCAAAATCCAACCCTTATGGCGTCCCCTCCTATTTTGAAACCTTAATAACCATAGCCCTTCTTTATTTCAAAGAAAAAAAATGCGAATATGTGGTTTTGGAAACCGGAATCGGCAGCAGTTTCGACGCCACCAATATTATCCCGCGGGCGAAAGCATTGGTAATAACCAATATCGGGGTTGACCATGACCGGATTCTCGGCAAAACAAAAATAAAAATCGCCAAAACTAAAGCGAAAATTATAAAAAATGGCTCAATCCTCTTGACCGGCGAAGAAGACCCCCTTCTTCTTAAAATTTTAGAAAAAAATTGCGAAGAAAAAAGAAGCGAATTAAAAAAAATTAATTTTAACTTCAGGGTTGTAAAAAACGGCTTAACCGGAACCGAATTTGAATATAAAAATAATAACTACCGGACGAAAATCGCCGGCGAGCACCAGATAAAAAACGCCATTTTAGCCATTGAAACCATAAATTCAATCAAGGACGGAAGAATCGGGCCGAAAGCGATAAAAAAAGGCCTGGCCGCCGCCTGGCTGCCCGGCCGGCTGGAAATCATCCAGAGGAAACCGCTTATTATCCTTGACGGCGCGCATAACCCCGACAAGATGAAAACTACGGCGGATTTTGTGAAAAATCTGGAATATAAAAAACTCTATCTCGTCATCGGGCTTGCGGAAAGTAAAAATTTATATAATACTTTAAAATATATCATTCCGCTCGGTTCGCAAATATATCTGACTCGTTTTCTCTTCCCCGGGCGCAAAAGCAAAAATCTAAGGAAAATGTCCGAATCAGCCGAGAAATTAACAAAGAAAAAAATAAAAATTTTTGTTGACCCCTGGCAGGCCCTGGAAGAAGCCCTGGCCAAAGCAAAAAAGGATGACGCAATCCTAATAACCGGCTCATTTTTCCTGGCCGGGGAATTAAGAAAAAAATGGATAAAATCCCGCGCCCTTTAAGTAATTAAACATTCAAAAAAATTCAGTCGCTATCTATAATCAATTATTTTACATAATAATTATTTATTAGAACATTTAACGCGCAAACGTTTCACTTAAAAGGTGCGGGAAAATAATATGAGTAAAAATCTAATCATTGTTGAGTCGCCAACCAAAGCCAAAACCATCACAAAATTTTTGGATTCAAACTATAAAATTGAATCTTCTTTCGGCCATATCCGCGATTTGCCCAAAAGCGATATGGGGATTGATATTGGAGACGACTTCAAGCCGAAATATATAATCCCGTCCAAGTCCAGAAAAACCGTGGCGAAATTGAAAGACCTCGCGAAAAAAGCGGAAACAATCATTTTGGCGTCCGACGAAGACCGCGAAGGGGAAGCGATTGCCTGGCACCTGGCGGAAGCGTTAAAATTGGATGGAAATAAATTAAAGAGAATTGTCTTTCATGAAATCACCAAAGATGCGATTTTGGAAGCCCTGAAAAACCCCCGCCAAATCGATATGAAGCTGGTTGACGCCCAGCAAGCGCGCCGAATCCTGGACCGCCTGGTTGGCTATGAACTTTCCCCGTTTTTATGGAAAAAAGTGGCGCGTGGGCTTTCGGCCGGCCGGGTTCAGTCCGTGGCCGTCCGCTTGATTGTGGAAAGGGAAAGGCAGATCAAAGATTTTAAGCCGGAAGAATACTGGAGCGTTTTGGCTGATTTTAAAAAAGAAAAAACCGGCGAAGAATTTACCGCGGCTTTAAATAAAATCGGAGGAAAAACCATTGATAAATTGGAAATAAAAAACGAGAAAGAAGCCAAAAGAATTTTGGGCGAAATTGAAGGCTCCAAATATCTGGTGGCTAATATTGAAAGGAAAGAAGCGAGAAAAAATCCGCCCGCGCCTTTTACCACTTCCACCTTGCAGCAAACCGCCAACCGCTGGCTGGGAATGAGCGCGAAACAAACCATGACGATAGCCCAGCAGTTGTATGAAAATGGATTAATCACTTATATGAGGACCGATTCTTTAAATCTATCCGGAAAATTTTTAAATGACGCCAAAGATTATTTAAAAAAAGAATTGGGGGAAAAATATTGCCTAGCTTCTCCCCGCGCCTTCAAAAATAAGTCGAAAAACGCGCAGGAAGCCCATGAGGCGGTTCGCCCAACTGAAGCCGAAAAAACTCCGGAAAAATCGTCTTTGGCCGGAGGCCAGTTAAGGTTATATAAATTAATCTGGCAAAGAGCGCTGGCGAGCCAGATGCCGCCCGCGGTTGTCGACGCTACCGTAATTGACGTTGACGCCAAAGATACAAAATACCAATTTAGGGCCACGGGCCAAACTTTAAAATTTGACGGCTATTTAAAAATTTATCCGGAAAAAAGCAAGGAAGTAAATTTGCCGGAAGTAAAGGATGGGGAAGAACTGAATTTAAAAAAGCTGGAAAAAGGGCAACATTTTACCAAACCCCCGGCCCGCTATTCTGACGCCGGCCTGGTCAAAGCTTTGGAAAGGCACGGAATCGGCCGGCCCTCCACTTACGCCCCGACCATAGCTACGATTGAAGCGCGGAATTATGTTGTCCGCGACGAAAATAAAAAACTGGCTCCGACCGATATCGCTTTTGTCGTGATTGATTTATTGGTCAAGCATTTTTCCGAAATCGTAGATTATAAATTTACAGCCGAGATGGAAGACAATTTAGATAAAATCGCCATGGGCAAAAGCCGGTGGCAACCAGTCATCGCCGACTTTTACGACCCGTTTCACGATAATTTAACTAATAAATATCAAGAAATTGATAAAAAAGAAATTATGCCTGAAGAAAAATCAAATGAAAAATGCGATAAATGCGGAGCGCCGATGATTATTAAAACCGGCCGCTACGGAAAATTTCTGGCCTGCAGCGCTTTTCCGGAATGTAAAAATATTAAATCCATGCCTGGAGCCGACCGAGACAAAAACGGCCAGACGGATGATAAAGAAATAAAGGAATTGGAGAAAAAATACGAAGGCGAAACCTGCGACCAATGCGGTTCCCCTATGGCCATCAAAGTCGGGCGGTACGGGCCGTTTTTGGCTTGTACGGCTTTTCCCAAGTGCCGGAATTTAAAAAATATAAAAGAAAACAATAAAAACCAAAAATCAACCGGCGTAAAATGCCCGGTTTGCGGCCAGGGAGAAATCGTGGCTAAGCGCGGCCGCAAAGGCGTCTTTTACGCCTGCAACCAATACCCGGATTGCAAAACCGCTTTCTGGGGCAAACCCACCGGAGCCAAATGCCCTGATTGCGAAGCGTTATTGGTAGAAGCCAAAGACGGGGTGAAATGCAGCAACAAAGACTGTGGGTATAAAAAATAGGTGTTAGGTGTTAGAAATATAATTATAATAAAAAAGAACGGAATGTCTCCGCTCTTTTTTATTTTTTTGATATTTGGCAGGGTCGTAGTCTCTCGCAGAGGACTACGACCCATGTTTTTAAAAATCAATAACATCAACATCATAATAACCTTTGCCTAAAATATAATTTGTCGCGCTAGAGTGCTTATAGTCTTCCGGCTCAATTGCTAAATTCCAATGCGGCTGGCAGGGATTATTATGGATATAATTTAATTTCTCCAAAAATAATTTTTGGCTTTGGAGTAATAACGAATCGTATCTATCTGTAAATACCCGATGATAAGCCCCTAATTCTTTCCGGGCGCCAATTTGGAAAATACTAATTAGATCGTATCGCCCTTCCGATTTTAACAATTCAATTATTCCATAAGTTAAAAATCTTTTGGCATTCATTATTAAAATTGATAATTCAGGCGATTTATCCGTAATCTTCATTATTAAATGAATATGGTTAGGCATAATTGCATAACCATGTATCTCATTTCCATAATTGTCTTTAACGTAATCAAACCATTTATACACCAAGTTAAAATACTTGTTATTCGGAAATATTTTATTGAATCCAAAAACAGTCAAGGTTATAAAATAAATTTCATTTGGTATAAATAATTTATATCTTCTGGCCATATTAGTATTATACCATGCGGAAAGCGTCTGGAGCACCTAGCGGGGTCGTAGTCTCTCAACAGAGGACTACGACCCAGTCTTAAAAAAACAGTCGTAGTCCCCTCACGGGAGACTACGACTAAGCTAAATTTTATTTTGTTATTTTCTTTTTAGAAAACTGCCTTTCCACGAATTTCCGATAAGGTTGGTAATAGCCGACTTCAAACGGCCCGTCCCACCATTCCAGCATTACCGTATCGGAAAGGGCTTTAAACAGATGGGGCGTGTTGGGCGGAATAATTATCAGTTCATTCTCCCCTTTTTCATAAACCACGTCTTTATCGCCTTCGCGGATAGTAATTAGAAATTTGCCTTTAAAAATCAAATCGTATTGAGTAACCGGATGAAGGTCGCCGCTTCGGTATTTTCCGGCCTTGGTAAACAAAGCGTTAAATTTTACTCCCCTTACCTTATATCTTCTTATTTCTCCCCTAAGGTCCTTTTGCAAGGGCGCATTCAAACCGCCCTTCTTAGCTAATTTCTTTTTTGGCATAATATACTTTTTATTTATTTTCCTTTTTTCTTTTTCCCTTTTGGGGCCTCGCTTCTTTCTTTCACGACTTCCACCAACTTTTTCACTCCTTCGCCGATCAGGGCCAGATAAGAAGCGCTGTGCTCAATTTTATCTTTCAGGGACTTAAGGATTTCGTCAACTTTATTAATCTTCTCCCGCGTTTCTTTTACGGACTTGTAGGCCTGGCGCATAATCATGGCAAGGTAGTAAATAAACCAGGCCAGAAAAATCGAGAGCCAGAGAATACAGAAAGCGAGCACGACAAAAAGGAGATCTTTGCTGTCTTGAATTAGATACATATTTTTAAGAACGGAGAAAACCAATCCTCCTTAAATATTAATAAATTAAAATTGCGTTTGTTGCTCCTCGTCCTGCCCGCCCGCAGCCGTTTCAAGGGGGCGAGGAGTTTCATCCTCTTTCGCCTCTTCTTCCAGGTCAAGCTTTATTCCGCCCAAGCGCTCGGAAAACATATTATAGAAGGCCGAAGTAAGAAAACCTATAATCCAGCCGACGATGGCGGAAGCCGCGGCCGTGGCCAAACCGATTAAAATTCCCATTCCCAAATTGAAAAGGGCGATGAGGAAAACCGAGCCGCTTGCCCCTTCCCGAATAATAATATTGGCCATGGTTATAATGGCTACGGCAATAGCGGTAAAAAATCCGACCAAACCGTAAATTGCGGCCGTAATCTTGGCCAAAGAAAAATTTTTTATTCTTTTTATCTCTTTCATATTGATAATTACAAATCTACAAATTTTTTCACAAATTCACAGATACTATTTTAAATATTTCCCTGTATTCATAAATTTGTAAATTTGTGATAGATTTGTAATTTGTAATAAATTAAAAGTTTCTTATCTGCGCTTTGAATTTCTTTTTCAAAAGCTTTATTAATTTTTCCTGTTCTTTTTCTATTTCCTCGGCTGTTAAAGTCCTATCCGGCGACTGATAAATAATATGGAAAGCCAGATTCCGATTATCCTCGCCCAGGCTCTCTCCTTCATAAACGTCAAAAAGTTCCACTTCTTTCACCAGCCCGCTAAAACCCTCTATTTCCTTTTTTATATCCTTGTACAAAATCTTTTTTTCGGCCACAAAGGCCAAATCTCTGACAACCGGCGGATATTTGGGGATTCTCTCGTATTGTTTTGCCCCTTCGGCAAGAATTAAATCAACCAGATCCTTAAACCTTATCTCAACTACGGCCACTTCCTTTTTTATGTTTAAAGCCGCAGCCGCCTGATTGTCCAATCTGGCCGCCAGGCCCAAATCATTTTTATGTCCTACTTTTGAAATTATTTTGACCGCCGCTTTTGTGTCCGCCCAGCCCGGCAAGTCTTCCGGGAATTCAAAACTGGCGGCTAAACCGAAATAGTTGAATAAATACTCAACCATGCCTTTTGCTTTTCTGAAAACATCTTCCTTTTTTTCGCCGGCCAAAATTATTCCCAGTCTCTTTTCCTGATAGGGCAATTTCTCGTTTTTGTCTCCGCCCTTGTCTTCTTCGCCAACCAAATCCATAAAGACATTGCCGATTTCAAACAAGCCGAAAGCATTGTAGTGGAACTGATTGGTTTTTATGTTCTCTAGAAGATTCGGCGCCAAGCTTTGGCGAAGAAGCGTGTGCTGGCTCACAATCGGATTGGCCAACTTCACATAATTTCTTGTTTCCATTCTCAATTTTTTTAATTGACCTTCGTTAACAAAGGAATAATTGTAAGTTTCCGCCAAGCGGGCGCCTTGGGCCAAAATTTCTTTTATCTCTCTTTCTAACATTCTTTCCCTGTTAACCCGCGGGGCTTCCATCACCACTTTCGGCATCTCCGGCTTTAAATTATTATACCCGTAAATCCGGACTATTTCCTCGACCAAATCTTCGGGTATGGAAATATCCTTGGTCGCCCGCCAGGTCGGGATAGCTACTTCCAGTTTCTCCCCCTCTTTCCTAACCGCAAACCCCAGACCCTCTAAAATCTTTATTATTTTTTTATCTTCAAAATTCTGCCCGATTATTTTTTCCAGCCATTCCAAATTTAACTCAATCGGCCCGGTTTCCAGCTTAAAATCTTTTATGTCAACCAAATCGCTTGCCACTTCGGCTTTGGGGCATAATTTTTTTACCAATTCTACGGTCCGGGCAATGGCCAATTCGCATAAATTCGGGTCCAGAGATTTCTCAAAGCGCATTGAACTTTCCGTGCGCAGGCCCAGCTTCTGCGAAGTTTTTCTTATCGAAACCGGCTCAAAATTGGCGGCCTCAATAATAATAGAGCTTGTTTTATCGTTAATTTCGCTACTCAATCCGCCCATCACTCCGGCCACAGCCACTCCTTTTTCCCCGTCCGTGATTAAAAGCATATTTTCGTCCAGTTCCCTCTTCTGGCCGTCCAAAGTCTCCATCTCTTCCCCTTTCCTTGCCCGGCGCGCTCCGATTTCTTTGACTAAACTGGCGTCAAAAGCGTGCAAGGGCTGGCCCAGTTCCAACATCACATAATTGGTGATGTCAACGATATTGCTGATCGGGCGCATGCCCACGGCGGATAATTTCTCCTGCATCCATTCCGGCGAAGGTCCGATGGCTATGCCGTTCATCTTAATCGCCATATAGCGCGGGCATAATTTAGAATCCTTCACTTCCACTTTTAGTTTTTCCAGCTTCCCTTTGCCTTTAGTTAATTTTCCTAAATCCGATTTCGGTTCTTTTAATTTTATGCCCAAAAAAGCGGCAATCTCCCGAGCCATGCCAAAATGGCTCCAAAGGTCCGGCCGGTTGGTGATTGACTTATTATCAACTTCAAAAACCGTATCACTAAGTTTAAAATGCTCGGCTAAATTCTGCCCCACCTTGCCGCCGGTTAAAATCATAATGCCGGTATGGTCTTCGCCTATTCCCAGCTCATCTTCGGCGCAAAGCATGCCGCTAGATTTTACTCCCCTGATTTCGGCCGCTTTAATTTCCATGCCATTTGGTAAAATTGCGCCCACTAAAGCGACCGGCACGAAATCGCCTGCCTTGATGTTAGTTGCCCCGCAGACTATATCTAGTTTTTCCTTGCCGATATCGACTTTAACCAGCTGCAACCGGTCCGCGGACGGGTGCTTTTTTAATTCTAGAATTTTTCCCACCACGATTTTATCAAATCTTTCTTTTTGGTTTATCACCCTGTCAATTTCGACTGTATGCATGGTTAATTTCAAACCCAAATCTTCCGGAGTAACACTCTTCGGAATATCAATAAAATCTTTTAGCCAATTTAGGGAAAGATACATATATTATTTAATTTCTAATTTTAAATTTCATATTCGCTATATTCGTTTCTATTCGTTTAATTCGTGTGCTTTAAAATTGTTGAAGGAATCTTAGGTCGCCGCTATTAAACAACCTTATATCGTCAATCCCGTATTTCATCATAGCCAGGCGCGTTAAACCCAGACCGAAAGCAAAACCGGAATATTTCTTCGGGTCAATCCCACCGTATTCCAAAACTTTCGGGTGGACCATGCCCGAAGGCAAAAGTTCCAGCCAGCCGCTATTTTTGCAGCTTGGGCAGCCCTGACCACTGCAAATCGTGCATTTAATATCCAGCTCCAAACCCGGCTCGACAAAAGGGAAAAACCCGGGCCTGACCCGAATTTCTATTTCTTTTTTAAAAATTCCGGACAATAATTCTTTCATCACGGAAATTAAATTAGCCAATGATATATCTTCGCCAATCATCAAGCCTTCCATTTGAAAAAAAGTATGTTCATGGCAGGCGTCAATCGCTTCGCAGCGAAAAACCCGGCCCGGCACGACGCAGCGCAGGGGCGCCCCATATTTCTGCATGGCCCTTACCTGCACCGAGGAAGTGTGGGTCCGCATGACCAAGTCGTATTCCCCGTCCTTATTTTTCTTGTCAATGTAAAAAGTATCCTGCATGTCCCGCGCCGGATGGTTTGGCGGAGTATTAACCGCGGTAAAATTATAAAAATCGCTTTCCAACTCCGGACCGTCCAAAACCATAAAACCCATGGAAGTAAATAAATCCTCCAGCTCGTTTTGGACAAGGGTCAAGGGGCTTAAATAGCCGCGTTCGATTCTTTCGCCAGGCAAAGTTATGTCCACCTGCTCCTTTTTTGAAATCCCCAGAATAAATTTTTTTAACTCCGCGAACTTGTCTTCTATCTCTTTTTTAATTTCATTGGCCAGCTGCCCGATTTCCTTCTTTTCTTTTTCATTCAAATCTTTAAGGCCGCGCAAAATTTTCGTCAATTCGCCTTTGCGGCCCAAATACTTAATTTCCAGATCGCGCAGAACTTTCTCGTCTTTTGCCCTGGCCAGACTATCCAGGATTTCCTTTTTTAATTTTTCTATCTTCTCCCTCATAATAAACAATTTATAATATTAATTTCTCCTACAAATCAACAAATCTTTTCACAAATCTACAAATATTAACTAAAACGTTTAAAGTGGTATTTGTATATTTGCGGTTGATTTTTTGATTTGCGGGTATTACAGTTTAATTAACGAAATTACCTTTTAAATTTAATCTATTGACGGATTACAGGTTTAAGTTATGTTAATAATCATTTGAATTCCTCGTTTAAATTATTAACCGGATATTTTATCCGGCGCGAACCGTAATTTATCAGAAAAAATTCCAAAAGCGACAGCCCGATAATAAGCAAAAATAAATTAAGCCAGGTAAATAAATTATGCGCTAGGAGGAATAAAACCGCCACGATCAAAAAGGCGAATAAAAATGACTGCCGAAAAGCGGTTTTGACCGAATAAAAAGCCAGTTCACGCCTTAGGCCGACAAACCTAATTAAAAAGCCGATCATCGCCGCCGTGCCTGACAAAGCCAGAAACAAGGATAAATAAAAAAGAAGAAACCCGAGCCAGTTGGTGATTTCCGGATTAACCGTAGTTAAAATAAAAATAAAAGCCGCCCAGCAAACTAGGGTCGTTAAAAGCATTATAATTAAGTAAGATCTCAAAGTCATGCGCTTTTACTTTACCATTTTAATTCATCTTTTTCAAGTAATAAATTTTAATTTTTTCACCGTCCCCGGCCCGAATTTTTTATTTATGTCTGCGACAATTTCCGCCTGCCTTGCCTCCAGCCTTTCCGTTGCTACCGAAGACAAGGAGGCGATGTACAAAATTTTATTTTTTAAATACATGGGCCTCGCCCTGGCTGCCAGCTCGGCGCCCAAAAACTCAAATTTAGATTTATTAAAAAAATC from Patescibacteria group bacterium includes the following:
- a CDS encoding Mur ligase family protein → MKNQKYLNSIKFLESLTNIPELKNLKKGEAKDLSFFIKRLEFLLKILGNPEKEFKYIHIAGTSGKSSLACFIQSVMSEAGIKTGGFFSPHLASITERIKMNNREISPGDLARLIDRLKPYYAVCAKSNPYGVPSYFETLITIALLYFKEKKCEYVVLETGIGSSFDATNIIPRAKALVITNIGVDHDRILGKTKIKIAKTKAKIIKNGSILLTGEEDPLLLKILEKNCEEKRSELKKINFNFRVVKNGLTGTEFEYKNNNYRTKIAGEHQIKNAILAIETINSIKDGRIGPKAIKKGLAAAWLPGRLEIIQRKPLIILDGAHNPDKMKTTADFVKNLEYKKLYLVIGLAESKNLYNTLKYIIPLGSQIYLTRFLFPGRKSKNLRKMSESAEKLTKKKIKIFVDPWQALEEALAKAKKDDAILITGSFFLAGELRKKWIKSRAL
- the topA gene encoding type I DNA topoisomerase; its protein translation is MSKNLIIVESPTKAKTITKFLDSNYKIESSFGHIRDLPKSDMGIDIGDDFKPKYIIPSKSRKTVAKLKDLAKKAETIILASDEDREGEAIAWHLAEALKLDGNKLKRIVFHEITKDAILEALKNPRQIDMKLVDAQQARRILDRLVGYELSPFLWKKVARGLSAGRVQSVAVRLIVERERQIKDFKPEEYWSVLADFKKEKTGEEFTAALNKIGGKTIDKLEIKNEKEAKRILGEIEGSKYLVANIERKEARKNPPAPFTTSTLQQTANRWLGMSAKQTMTIAQQLYENGLITYMRTDSLNLSGKFLNDAKDYLKKELGEKYCLASPRAFKNKSKNAQEAHEAVRPTEAEKTPEKSSLAGGQLRLYKLIWQRALASQMPPAVVDATVIDVDAKDTKYQFRATGQTLKFDGYLKIYPEKSKEVNLPEVKDGEELNLKKLEKGQHFTKPPARYSDAGLVKALERHGIGRPSTYAPTIATIEARNYVVRDENKKLAPTDIAFVVIDLLVKHFSEIVDYKFTAEMEDNLDKIAMGKSRWQPVIADFYDPFHDNLTNKYQEIDKKEIMPEEKSNEKCDKCGAPMIIKTGRYGKFLACSAFPECKNIKSMPGADRDKNGQTDDKEIKELEKKYEGETCDQCGSPMAIKVGRYGPFLACTAFPKCRNLKNIKENNKNQKSTGVKCPVCGQGEIVAKRGRKGVFYACNQYPDCKTAFWGKPTGAKCPDCEALLVEAKDGVKCSNKDCGYKK
- the pheT gene encoding phenylalanine--tRNA ligase subunit beta; its protein translation is MYLSLNWLKDFIDIPKSVTPEDLGLKLTMHTVEIDRVINQKERFDKIVVGKILELKKHPSADRLQLVKVDIGKEKLDIVCGATNIKAGDFVPVALVGAILPNGMEIKAAEIRGVKSSGMLCAEDELGIGEDHTGIMILTGGKVGQNLAEHFKLSDTVFEVDNKSITNRPDLWSHFGMAREIAAFLGIKLKEPKSDLGKLTKGKGKLEKLKVEVKDSKLCPRYMAIKMNGIAIGPSPEWMQEKLSAVGMRPISNIVDITNYVMLELGQPLHAFDASLVKEIGARRARKGEEMETLDGQKRELDENMLLITDGEKGVAVAGVMGGLSSEINDKTSSIIIEAANFEPVSIRKTSQKLGLRTESSMRFEKSLDPNLCELAIARTVELVKKLCPKAEVASDLVDIKDFKLETGPIELNLEWLEKIIGQNFEDKKIIKILEGLGFAVRKEGEKLEVAIPTWRATKDISIPEDLVEEIVRIYGYNNLKPEMPKVVMEAPRVNRERMLEREIKEILAQGARLAETYNYSFVNEGQLKKLRMETRNYVKLANPIVSQHTLLRQSLAPNLLENIKTNQFHYNAFGLFEIGNVFMDLVGEEDKGGDKNEKLPYQEKRLGIILAGEKKEDVFRKAKGMVEYLFNYFGLAASFEFPEDLPGWADTKAAVKIISKVGHKNDLGLAARLDNQAAAALNIKKEVAVVEIRFKDLVDLILAEGAKQYERIPKYPPVVRDLAFVAEKKILYKDIKKEIEGFSGLVKEVELFDVYEGESLGEDNRNLAFHIIYQSPDRTLTAEEIEKEQEKLIKLLKKKFKAQIRNF
- the pheS gene encoding phenylalanine--tRNA ligase subunit alpha — translated: MREKIEKLKKEILDSLARAKDEKVLRDLEIKYLGRKGELTKILRGLKDLNEKEKKEIGQLANEIKKEIEDKFAELKKFILGISKKEQVDITLPGERIERGYLSPLTLVQNELEDLFTSMGFMVLDGPELESDFYNFTAVNTPPNHPARDMQDTFYIDKKNKDGEYDLVMRTHTSSVQVRAMQKYGAPLRCVVPGRVFRCEAIDACHEHTFFQMEGLMIGEDISLANLISVMKELLSGIFKKEIEIRVRPGFFPFVEPGLELDIKCTICSGQGCPSCKNSGWLELLPSGMVHPKVLEYGGIDPKKYSGFAFGLGLTRLAMMKYGIDDIRLFNSGDLRFLQQF
- a CDS encoding DUF721 domain-containing protein, giving the protein MFYNLKSLLPKSIKKAGIAEQVRNKQVEDFFNKSKFEFLGAELAARARPMYLKNKILYIASLSSVATERLEARQAEIVADINKKFGPGTVKKLKFIT